The following coding sequences are from one Tolumonas lignilytica window:
- a CDS encoding ADP-polyphosphate phosphotransferase, whose product MKIDLADFRVKEGEKVKLDKWPTFVKPIYHSKEQYHELLGEQVTELSAQQQLLYASNRHAILLIFQAMDAAGKDGVIRHVMSGINPQGCQVFSFKHPSATELEHDFLWRTTQCLPERGRIGIFNRSYYEEVLIVRVHPEILQSQGVPDGLLDDESIWQHRYHSIVEQEKHLYRNGTRVIKFFLHLSKEEQRKRFLERIDEPEKNWKFSISDIEERQFWDQYMDAYEKCLSATSTETAPWYVVPADDKENARLIISRVILETLKKLDMHYPETDAERHQELQAIRQRLINEDPLAD is encoded by the coding sequence ATGAAAATTGATTTAGCTGATTTCCGAGTTAAAGAAGGTGAAAAGGTCAAACTCGACAAGTGGCCTACGTTCGTTAAACCCATTTATCATTCAAAAGAACAATATCACGAGCTGCTCGGTGAACAAGTTACTGAGCTGAGTGCTCAACAACAACTGCTCTACGCCTCTAATCGTCATGCCATCCTGCTTATTTTTCAAGCCATGGATGCTGCCGGAAAAGACGGTGTCATCCGCCATGTGATGTCTGGTATCAATCCGCAGGGGTGTCAGGTATTCAGCTTTAAACATCCCAGTGCGACCGAATTGGAGCATGATTTTCTGTGGCGCACGACGCAGTGTTTACCTGAGCGCGGCCGGATCGGGATCTTTAACCGATCCTATTATGAAGAGGTCTTGATCGTTCGCGTTCACCCCGAGATCCTGCAAAGTCAGGGGGTGCCTGACGGACTCCTAGATGATGAATCCATTTGGCAGCACCGCTACCATTCCATCGTAGAGCAGGAAAAACATCTGTATCGCAACGGGACAAGGGTGATCAAATTTTTCCTGCATCTGTCAAAAGAAGAGCAGCGCAAGCGCTTTCTTGAGCGTATTGATGAACCTGAAAAAAATTGGAAATTCAGTATTTCCGACATTGAAGAAAGACAATTTTGGGATCAATACATGGATGCTTATGAGAAATGTCTGAGTGCAACGAGTACGGAAACGGCCCCCTGGTATGTGGTACCCGCAGATGATAAAGAAAATGCGCGTCTGATCATTTCCCGCGTCATTCTCGAAACATTGAAGAAGCTCGACATGCACTATCCGGAAACTGACGCTGAACGTCATCAGGAATTGCAGGCTATCCGGCAACGCCTGATCAATGAAGATCCTCTCGCCGATTGA
- the katG gene encoding catalase/peroxidase HPI: MDKNKDASTGKCPFAHGGATSASMSNTDWWPKSLNLDILHQHDTKTNPMGNAFNYREEVKKLDVAALKADLKALMTDSQTWWPADWGHYGGLMIRMAWHSAGTYRIADGRGGAGTGNQRFAPLNSWPDNANLDKARRLLWPIKKKYGNKLSWADLIILAGNMAYESMGLKTFGFAFGREDIWHPEKDIYWGSEKEWLAPSGGAGSRYSGERDLENPLAAVMMGLIYVNPEGVDGKPDPLKTAKDMRVTFSRMAMNDEETVALTAGGHTVGKAHGNGNAANLGPAPEGAGLEEQGLGWNNHVTRGVGRDTVTSGIEGAWTTHPTQWDNGYFEMLFGNDWWLQKSPAGAWQWEPVNIKEENMPADVEDTSFHHKPIMTDADMALRLDPEFRKYAERFRNDPAYFSETFARAWFKLTHRDMGPKSRYIGPDVPKEDLIWQDPIPVCCKDYDIAAVKEKIAASGLSISDMVTTAWDSARTFRGSDKRGGANGARIRMMPQKAWEGNEPTRLSRVLTVLENIAIDCDASVADVIVLAGNVGVEQAAKAAGFDITVPFMPGRGDATQEQTDIASFDVLEPLADGFRNWQKKDYVVSAEEMLLDRAQLMRLTANEMTVLIGGMRVMGTNYGNTLHGVFTNRVGALTNDFFVNLTDMAYVWKPAGKNLYEICDRQSGVVKWTATRVDLVFGSNSILRAYAEVYAQDDNVEKFVQDFVAAWTKVMNADRFDLV; the protein is encoded by the coding sequence ATGGATAAGAATAAAGATGCATCCACCGGAAAATGTCCATTTGCGCATGGTGGTGCCACATCAGCCAGCATGTCTAATACAGATTGGTGGCCCAAATCACTCAACCTCGATATTTTGCATCAACACGACACTAAGACCAACCCGATGGGCAACGCCTTCAACTATCGGGAAGAAGTCAAAAAACTGGATGTGGCCGCGCTCAAGGCAGATCTCAAAGCATTAATGACCGACAGTCAGACCTGGTGGCCTGCAGATTGGGGGCACTATGGCGGTCTGATGATCCGGATGGCCTGGCACTCTGCAGGAACCTATCGTATTGCAGATGGACGAGGCGGGGCCGGAACAGGAAATCAACGATTTGCCCCTCTGAATTCGTGGCCGGATAACGCCAATCTGGATAAGGCTCGCCGTCTGTTGTGGCCAATTAAGAAAAAATACGGCAATAAACTGAGCTGGGCTGATCTCATCATTTTGGCTGGTAACATGGCTTATGAATCAATGGGGTTGAAGACGTTTGGTTTTGCCTTTGGCCGCGAAGATATTTGGCATCCTGAAAAAGATATTTACTGGGGATCAGAAAAAGAGTGGCTGGCACCCAGTGGCGGCGCCGGAAGCCGCTATTCCGGCGAGCGGGATCTGGAAAACCCGTTGGCTGCCGTGATGATGGGGCTGATTTATGTCAATCCAGAAGGGGTAGATGGTAAACCTGACCCACTCAAAACAGCGAAAGACATGCGGGTCACATTCTCCCGCATGGCCATGAATGACGAGGAAACCGTGGCACTCACAGCCGGAGGGCATACCGTCGGTAAAGCTCACGGCAATGGTAATGCCGCCAATCTGGGACCGGCACCGGAAGGCGCCGGATTGGAAGAACAAGGGCTGGGTTGGAATAACCATGTGACCCGGGGAGTAGGGCGCGATACGGTAACAAGTGGTATCGAAGGGGCTTGGACAACACACCCGACACAATGGGACAACGGTTATTTTGAAATGCTGTTCGGCAATGACTGGTGGTTGCAGAAATCGCCGGCAGGTGCCTGGCAATGGGAGCCGGTCAATATCAAAGAAGAGAATATGCCGGCCGATGTTGAAGACACATCCTTTCATCATAAACCCATCATGACCGATGCCGACATGGCATTGCGACTCGACCCGGAATTTAGAAAATACGCAGAGCGTTTCCGCAACGATCCCGCCTATTTCTCTGAAACCTTCGCGCGGGCCTGGTTCAAACTGACTCATCGCGACATGGGCCCGAAATCTCGCTACATCGGCCCTGACGTGCCGAAAGAAGATCTGATCTGGCAAGATCCGATTCCAGTCTGCTGTAAAGACTACGATATTGCCGCTGTTAAGGAAAAAATCGCCGCCAGCGGGCTCAGTATCAGCGACATGGTCACGACCGCTTGGGATAGCGCCCGCACATTCCGAGGCTCAGATAAACGTGGCGGCGCCAATGGTGCTCGAATCCGCATGATGCCGCAAAAGGCTTGGGAAGGTAACGAACCAACGCGATTATCCCGCGTGCTGACGGTGCTGGAAAATATCGCCATAGACTGCGATGCCAGTGTGGCCGATGTGATTGTGTTAGCCGGTAATGTGGGGGTTGAACAAGCGGCCAAGGCTGCAGGTTTTGATATCACGGTGCCGTTCATGCCGGGTCGTGGTGATGCCACACAGGAACAAACCGACATCGCATCATTCGATGTACTTGAACCATTGGCTGACGGTTTCCGCAACTGGCAAAAGAAAGATTATGTTGTCAGTGCGGAAGAGATGTTGCTGGATCGCGCGCAGTTGATGCGTTTGACTGCCAATGAGATGACGGTGCTGATTGGCGGTATGCGTGTCATGGGTACCAACTATGGTAATACACTGCATGGTGTATTCACCAATAGAGTGGGCGCGCTGACGAATGATTTCTTCGTCAATTTGACTGACATGGCTTACGTCTGGAAACCCGCCGGTAAAAACCTGTATGAGATCTGCGATCGTCAATCTGGCGTAGTGAAATGGACCGCCACCCGTGTCGATCTCGTCTTTGGCTCCAACTCCATTCTGCGTGCCTATGCCGAAGTTTACGCACAGGATGATAATGTCGAGAAATTTGTGCAGGATTTTGTGGCTGCCTGGACAAAAGTGATGAATGCCGATCGGTTTGATTTGGTTTAA
- a CDS encoding LysR family transcriptional regulator, with translation MFNRLDYLKIFCVAAQHRTFKEAAIKLNVSPQLVTRCVKELETELGEILFVRSTRNIKITTFGEQFLQKAQQALAVMDNIFGKSVAENLPVKITAPPSFAKPLLIPVLARVSKEHPEIQFDLKLSNQFADVVEDKIDIGIRAGNPITDHRFIARAVNKLNHVVVATPELISRVGTPQTIDDLYHLPVTTMFDNNRNQPWEWFFKDKLIFKPETPVLVSDDADAEFEAILNGIGFGQVSIFMAAPHIMSGRLVPVLQDYEARDQWDVFIYRPQRGPVPPRVRIVYDALVEQMQDPHFFPNAVPDVVHQ, from the coding sequence ATGTTTAACCGTTTGGATTACCTGAAGATATTTTGCGTTGCAGCCCAACACCGCACATTTAAAGAGGCTGCAATCAAATTAAATGTATCCCCCCAACTGGTAACGCGTTGTGTGAAGGAACTGGAAACCGAACTCGGGGAGATTCTGTTCGTCCGCAGCACCCGTAATATCAAAATCACCACATTTGGTGAACAATTTCTTCAAAAAGCACAACAAGCATTGGCCGTCATGGACAATATTTTTGGGAAAAGCGTTGCGGAAAATCTGCCGGTCAAAATCACAGCGCCGCCATCTTTTGCAAAACCACTGCTTATTCCAGTTCTGGCCCGGGTTTCTAAAGAACATCCGGAAATTCAATTTGATTTAAAGTTGTCAAACCAGTTTGCCGATGTGGTAGAAGACAAAATTGACATCGGGATCCGAGCCGGAAATCCGATTACCGATCACCGGTTTATTGCAAGAGCGGTGAATAAACTCAATCATGTTGTGGTTGCTACGCCAGAGTTAATATCCCGTGTTGGTACACCCCAGACGATTGATGATTTGTATCATCTGCCAGTCACAACCATGTTTGATAACAATCGCAATCAACCGTGGGAGTGGTTTTTCAAAGACAAGCTCATTTTCAAACCGGAAACTCCTGTTCTAGTTTCGGATGATGCAGATGCGGAATTTGAAGCCATCCTGAATGGGATCGGCTTCGGTCAAGTCTCTATTTTTATGGCCGCACCTCATATCATGAGCGGTCGGCTGGTACCTGTACTTCAGGACTATGAAGCACGTGATCAATGGGATGTATTTATTTATCGCCCGCAGCGAGGGCCTGTTCCACCGCGTGTTCGTATTGTCTATGACGCGCTGGTCGAGCAGATGCAAGATCCTCACTTTTTCCCAAACGCCGTTCCGGATGTGGTGCATCAGTAG
- a CDS encoding LysR family transcriptional regulator → MERLECDRMFVAVMEAGSFAGAAQRLTTSNGQASKLISRLEQELGVQLFKRSTRALVATEIGRAYYERVKKLLDGYDSLNDDIRNTSDSPSGKVRISAPVTFGSMQLATHLIAFAQRYPQIELDVSFSDRLVNVVDDGFDLALRIGNLTDSSLLARKLCDIQVIHVASPGYLQTHGAPMHWHELSQHECILDTNFRDPYCWPFLDQNNDIDEYPVNGRLKFSNAEVCLKAACAGLGIARLPTFVAADAIRTKDVVPVLATFALPTLGLYALYPPAKHLARKSRVVIDFLVDALSGKPTWDQGW, encoded by the coding sequence TTGGAACGACTGGAATGTGACCGGATGTTTGTTGCTGTCATGGAAGCAGGAAGTTTCGCGGGAGCGGCCCAGCGACTCACAACAAGCAACGGTCAGGCGTCAAAACTGATTTCCCGTCTGGAACAGGAATTGGGCGTACAGTTATTTAAGCGCAGCACCCGGGCACTGGTCGCCACAGAAATCGGCCGAGCTTATTACGAGCGGGTCAAAAAACTGCTCGATGGCTATGACTCCCTGAATGATGATATCCGCAATACGTCGGATTCCCCATCCGGTAAAGTCCGGATTTCAGCGCCGGTCACTTTTGGTTCGATGCAACTGGCAACCCATTTGATCGCTTTTGCGCAACGCTACCCTCAGATTGAGCTGGATGTCAGCTTTTCTGATCGACTGGTGAATGTGGTCGATGACGGATTTGATCTCGCACTTCGCATTGGTAATCTGACCGACAGTAGCCTGCTTGCCCGAAAATTATGCGATATTCAGGTCATTCATGTTGCCTCCCCAGGCTATTTACAGACCCATGGCGCTCCGATGCATTGGCATGAATTGTCGCAACACGAATGTATTCTCGATACCAACTTTCGTGATCCGTATTGCTGGCCATTTCTTGATCAGAATAACGACATTGATGAGTATCCCGTCAATGGCCGTCTGAAATTTTCCAATGCGGAAGTCTGTCTTAAAGCTGCTTGTGCTGGATTGGGGATCGCACGATTACCGACATTTGTCGCTGCCGATGCGATAAGAACAAAAGACGTCGTTCCTGTATTGGCGACATTTGCTCTGCCCACATTAGGGCTCTACGCCCTGTATCCGCCAGCCAAGCATCTCGCCAGAAAATCACGTGTGGTGATCGATTTTCTTGTGGACGCATTATCAGGCAAACCAACATGGGATCAGGGCTGGTGA
- a CDS encoding DoxX family protein, whose amino-acid sequence MNEDRNTAYAALLLRLVLGGLFLAHFSLKFFVFTPAGTAHFFTSLGLPGWMAYLTMTAEFFGGIALILGVYARLVAVALTPILLGAIVTVHAHAGFFFTNPNGGWEFPALWIVGLLVLALIGDGKFALKPTLQNK is encoded by the coding sequence ATGAATGAAGACCGTAACACTGCTTATGCAGCACTGCTTCTGCGTCTTGTACTGGGCGGCCTGTTTTTAGCCCATTTTAGTCTGAAATTTTTTGTATTTACGCCTGCCGGCACTGCCCATTTTTTCACATCACTCGGCTTACCCGGCTGGATGGCCTATCTGACCATGACTGCTGAGTTCTTTGGCGGCATCGCACTGATCCTGGGGGTTTATGCCCGCTTAGTTGCCGTTGCTTTGACCCCAATTTTGCTGGGTGCCATTGTGACCGTGCATGCTCACGCCGGTTTCTTTTTCACCAATCCGAATGGTGGCTGGGAATTTCCTGCACTCTGGATCGTAGGGTTGCTGGTTCTGGCACTGATTGGTGATGGTAAATTTGCGCTGAAACCAACATTACAGAACAAATAG
- the trxC gene encoding thioredoxin TrxC, translated as MTTLTSLQLVCPHCGVINRVPMQKLAEHPLCGKCRSPVIAGKPIIAHDNNFQRFIEKNELPVVVDFWAPWCGPCQQFAPVYNQVAAEMGTQAYFIKLDTQEHQQTAARYQIRSIPTLAIFYQGREITRLSGALPKSQFQQWLQQNLSQLKI; from the coding sequence ATGACGACGTTAACTTCATTGCAGCTTGTCTGCCCCCACTGTGGTGTTATCAATCGGGTTCCGATGCAAAAACTGGCGGAACATCCACTCTGTGGAAAATGTCGGAGCCCGGTCATTGCTGGCAAACCCATTATTGCCCATGACAATAATTTCCAGCGATTTATCGAGAAAAATGAATTACCGGTAGTGGTTGATTTTTGGGCACCGTGGTGTGGCCCTTGCCAGCAATTTGCACCGGTTTATAACCAAGTGGCTGCAGAAATGGGCACACAAGCCTATTTCATCAAATTAGATACGCAGGAACATCAGCAAACGGCGGCGCGTTACCAGATCCGTTCCATTCCCACTCTTGCCATCTTTTATCAAGGGAGGGAAATAACCCGATTATCTGGCGCCTTGCCAAAAAGCCAGTTTCAGCAGTGGCTGCAGCAGAATTTGAGTCAGTTAAAGATATGA
- a CDS encoding alpha/beta hydrolase, which translates to MPKKAVILLHGVGSNDADLQPLAQFWRQNNPDITFITTNAPFPFDQGIGYQWFSIAGVTEQSRPARIVAARVQFDRTINDLLNQQGMSLQSDSIMLAGFSQGAIMALDALVTQRFPLAGVISFSGRLASPEPFVQGHGLKALLIHGKSDPVIPYTESENAATKLRSAGFNIQSLYETGSGHTITTAGAIAAAEFITACMN; encoded by the coding sequence ATGCCCAAAAAAGCAGTCATCTTATTACACGGTGTGGGAAGCAACGACGCTGATTTGCAGCCCTTGGCCCAATTCTGGCGCCAAAATAATCCGGATATCACCTTTATTACCACCAATGCTCCGTTCCCGTTTGATCAAGGGATCGGCTATCAATGGTTTAGCATTGCCGGTGTAACAGAACAATCTCGTCCGGCCCGCATTGTTGCCGCCAGAGTGCAATTTGACCGTACAATCAACGATCTGTTGAATCAACAAGGTATGAGTTTGCAATCTGACAGCATCATGCTGGCAGGATTTTCACAGGGCGCGATCATGGCTCTGGATGCATTGGTAACACAACGATTTCCCTTAGCGGGAGTTATTTCGTTCTCTGGCCGATTGGCGTCACCGGAACCTTTTGTTCAGGGGCATGGCTTGAAAGCTTTGTTGATCCATGGAAAAAGTGATCCCGTGATTCCCTATACTGAAAGTGAAAATGCCGCTACTAAACTCCGTTCTGCTGGTTTCAATATCCAAAGCCTTTATGAAACGGGGAGTGGCCATACGATCACAACCGCAGGTGCAATCGCCGCTGCAGAATTCATTACTGCGTGTATGAATTAG
- a CDS encoding LacI family DNA-binding transcriptional regulator, with the protein MSEPTNRKRSYATIRDVAARAKAGKTSISRYLNGEFHLLSDDLRQRIESAIQELEYRPNQMARSLKYGRTRLIGLIIADISNPFSVEVLKGVEAESIKQGFMTVVCNARNSIELECEFLNLLNGYRVDGLIINSAGINEHFLQSLKATTLPFVLLDRKIDDFPCDMVGLDNSQAATLATHHLIEQGFEALLFLTEPVRYISARQERLQTFRQVLTQHPHIKGENHEIVLPAPDEIDRLITAFCANHRGMRKAVIAANGVLTLQIAQALNRLGLNWGSDIGFLSFDNLEWAALAGKGITSVSQPTADMGRKAVTCLLDKLDKPDHPPAQYLFNGDLIIRGSTTL; encoded by the coding sequence GTGAGCGAACCAACTAATCGTAAACGTTCTTATGCCACTATTCGGGATGTTGCTGCCAGAGCAAAAGCGGGAAAAACCAGTATTTCACGTTATCTGAACGGTGAGTTTCATCTTTTATCTGATGATTTGCGTCAGCGTATTGAAAGTGCCATACAAGAGCTGGAATACCGCCCCAACCAAATGGCCCGCAGCCTGAAATATGGCCGCACGCGACTGATTGGTTTAATCATCGCCGATATCAGTAACCCGTTTTCCGTTGAAGTATTAAAAGGCGTCGAAGCCGAGTCGATCAAACAAGGCTTCATGACGGTGGTCTGTAACGCGCGCAACAGCATTGAGTTGGAATGCGAGTTTCTGAATTTACTGAATGGCTACCGCGTCGACGGGCTCATCATCAATTCAGCCGGCATCAACGAACATTTTCTGCAGTCGCTGAAAGCCACCACACTACCGTTTGTGTTGCTCGATCGAAAAATCGACGACTTCCCCTGCGACATGGTTGGGTTGGACAATTCTCAAGCAGCCACACTGGCAACACATCATCTGATCGAACAAGGCTTTGAAGCTTTGCTGTTTCTGACTGAACCGGTGCGCTATATCAGTGCTCGACAAGAGCGTTTACAGACGTTCCGGCAGGTGTTGACGCAGCATCCACATATCAAGGGTGAAAATCATGAAATTGTGTTACCCGCACCGGATGAGATTGATCGCCTGATTACAGCATTCTGCGCAAATCATCGGGGAATGCGCAAGGCAGTGATTGCAGCCAACGGCGTGCTGACATTACAGATAGCACAGGCGTTGAATCGCCTGGGGTTGAACTGGGGTTCTGACATCGGCTTTTTAAGCTTTGACAATCTGGAATGGGCCGCTCTGGCAGGTAAGGGGATCACGTCGGTTTCGCAACCCACCGCCGATATGGGGCGCAAAGCCGTTACATGCTTGCTGGATAAACTGGATAAGCCGGATCACCCGCCGGCGCAATATCTGTTTAACGGTGACCTGATTATTCGCGGTTCAACCACGTTGTAA
- a CDS encoding bifunctional 4-hydroxy-2-oxoglutarate aldolase/2-dehydro-3-deoxy-phosphogluconate aldolase, with amino-acid sequence MNWTLSPAAIFAASPLVPVMVIEDLEQAVPMTQALAAGGITVYEVTLRTPAALQAIAAIREALPDALVGAGTVLNPQQYDAAVEAGAQFVISPGFTTELLTHACQRAVPLIPGVATPSEIMTAYSLGYDHLKFFPAEANGGAPALKAISAPLPQIQFCPTGGISPKNVHDYLALPCVATVGGSWMLPGDALKAGDWQRVTKLSQEAVALVKSLRG; translated from the coding sequence ATGAATTGGACATTATCTCCGGCGGCGATATTTGCTGCCTCGCCATTAGTGCCGGTTATGGTCATTGAGGATTTAGAGCAGGCTGTGCCGATGACCCAAGCTCTGGCTGCTGGCGGGATTACCGTTTATGAGGTGACGCTGCGCACACCGGCGGCATTACAGGCCATTGCGGCGATCCGCGAAGCCTTGCCAGATGCTTTGGTTGGTGCAGGTACAGTATTGAATCCGCAGCAATATGATGCTGCGGTTGAAGCCGGTGCGCAGTTTGTTATTTCACCGGGGTTTACCACTGAATTATTAACACATGCTTGCCAGAGAGCTGTTCCGCTTATTCCGGGTGTCGCTACCCCCAGTGAAATCATGACCGCTTACAGTCTGGGCTATGATCATCTGAAATTTTTCCCGGCAGAAGCCAATGGTGGTGCTCCGGCACTGAAAGCTATTTCGGCACCGTTGCCGCAGATCCAGTTTTGTCCAACAGGTGGCATCAGTCCGAAAAATGTGCATGACTATCTGGCATTACCTTGTGTTGCTACGGTTGGCGGGTCATGGATGTTACCGGGGGATGCCTTGAAAGCCGGTGACTGGCAGCGCGTGACAAAATTATCGCAGGAGGCGGTTGCGCTGGTGAAATCGCTACGAGGTTAA
- a CDS encoding glutathione S-transferase family protein, producing MLVNGTWTADWHPVQASDAKGGFVRQISGFRHWITPDGSAGVTGEGGFKAEADRYHLYVALICPWASRTLIARKLKGLESVISVSVVEPWLLEQGWHFGDYPGADHDDINEVEWLHQLYTLADTHYTGRATVPVLWDKKLKTIVNNESADIIRMLNSGFGSLASAAMDLYPPEFSKEIDQLNEEIYPTLNNGVYRAGFATTQISYEEAYHDVFTMLQALETRLSDGRPFLVGAQFTEVDIRLFVTLIRFDTAYHGLFKCNFRQLRDYSQLNRYVKRILDIPGIRDTVNLDHIKQGYYSIKALNPNGIAPVGPDMSDYGF from the coding sequence ATGTTAGTGAATGGAACATGGACTGCAGATTGGCATCCGGTGCAGGCATCGGATGCCAAAGGGGGATTTGTCCGTCAAATTTCAGGATTCCGTCACTGGATAACACCGGACGGTTCCGCAGGTGTAACCGGTGAGGGTGGCTTTAAAGCTGAAGCCGATCGTTATCATCTGTACGTTGCGTTGATTTGTCCGTGGGCATCGCGAACATTGATCGCCAGAAAATTAAAAGGGCTGGAATCGGTGATCAGCGTCTCTGTTGTTGAGCCGTGGTTGTTAGAGCAAGGCTGGCATTTTGGCGATTATCCCGGTGCAGATCATGATGACATCAATGAGGTTGAATGGCTGCATCAACTCTATACGCTCGCTGACACACACTATACTGGGCGGGCAACAGTGCCAGTATTGTGGGATAAAAAGCTGAAAACCATCGTGAATAATGAATCAGCAGATATCATCCGCATGTTAAACAGTGGTTTCGGTTCTTTAGCTTCAGCGGCAATGGATCTTTATCCGCCAGAGTTCAGCAAAGAAATCGATCAGCTCAATGAAGAAATATATCCAACACTCAACAACGGTGTTTATCGGGCGGGCTTTGCCACAACACAAATCAGCTATGAAGAAGCCTATCACGATGTATTCACCATGTTGCAGGCTTTGGAAACCCGTCTCAGTGATGGTCGTCCGTTTCTGGTTGGTGCTCAATTTACCGAAGTCGATATCCGGTTGTTTGTCACGCTGATTCGGTTTGATACCGCTTACCATGGTTTGTTTAAGTGTAATTTTCGTCAGTTAAGAGACTATTCGCAGCTGAATCGTTATGTAAAACGCATTCTGGATATTCCCGGAATACGGGATACCGTAAATCTTGATCATATCAAGCAGGGTTACTATTCAATTAAAGCATTGAATCCGAATGGGATTGCGCCTGTTGGCCCAGATATGAGCGATTATGGATTTTAG
- a CDS encoding YhbP family protein has translation MAAAEFESVKDMKKTDLDMISEYISENHVISFCCFAEDDIWAANSFYIFNKDDVCFYLMSDPDTRHGRLAIANPVVAGTINEQPSNILSIKGLQYKGVMALLADGVERQLAYQTYTQRFPVAKIKSLPLWKIEIQEMKFTNNSLGFGKKISWERP, from the coding sequence GTGGCTGCAGCAGAATTTGAGTCAGTTAAAGATATGAAAAAAACAGACCTTGATATGATCTCTGAATACATCAGTGAAAATCATGTCATTTCGTTTTGTTGTTTTGCAGAAGATGATATCTGGGCTGCCAATAGCTTTTATATCTTTAATAAAGACGACGTCTGCTTTTATTTGATGTCTGATCCCGATACTCGCCACGGGCGATTGGCCATAGCAAACCCTGTGGTTGCCGGCACAATCAATGAGCAACCGAGCAACATACTCTCCATAAAAGGATTGCAATACAAAGGTGTTATGGCACTTCTCGCTGATGGTGTAGAAAGACAGTTAGCCTATCAGACTTATACGCAACGATTTCCAGTTGCCAAAATTAAATCTCTACCACTCTGGAAGATTGAAATTCAGGAAATGAAATTTACCAATAACAGTCTGGGTTTTGGTAAAAAAATCAGCTGGGAACGGCCCTGA